One segment of Haloplanus natans DSM 17983 DNA contains the following:
- a CDS encoding 1,4-dihydroxy-2-naphthoyl-CoA synthase, with amino-acid sequence MVSEIFDPSRWTAVTDDFDDVTYHRADDVPAVRIAIDRPAVRNAFRPKTVDELYAALDHARQQADVGAVLLTGNGPSPKDGGWAFSAGGDQAIRGESGYEYRDDGSEDAADGDGVETGDTDTPTVGRLHILEVQRLIRFMPKPVVAVVPGWAVGGGHSLHVICDLTLASEEHAKFLQTDPDVASFDGGFGSAYLARQVGQKKAREIFFLGKTYDAAEAVDMGMANEAVPHEELETVALEWAETMTGKSPTAMRMLKYAFNLADDGMVGQQVFSGEATRLAYMTDEASEGRDAFLDGRNPDFSDVPWHY; translated from the coding sequence ATGGTTTCCGAGATCTTCGATCCCAGCCGGTGGACGGCCGTCACCGACGACTTCGACGACGTGACCTACCACCGCGCCGACGACGTGCCCGCCGTTCGCATCGCCATCGACCGTCCGGCGGTGCGCAACGCCTTTCGCCCGAAAACCGTCGACGAACTCTACGCGGCGCTGGATCACGCCCGCCAGCAGGCTGACGTGGGAGCGGTCCTCCTGACCGGCAACGGCCCGTCGCCGAAAGACGGCGGGTGGGCCTTCTCGGCCGGCGGCGACCAGGCCATCCGCGGCGAGTCGGGGTACGAGTACCGCGACGACGGAAGCGAGGATGCGGCCGACGGTGACGGCGTGGAGACGGGCGACACCGACACCCCGACCGTCGGCCGCCTCCACATCCTCGAAGTCCAGCGACTCATCCGCTTCATGCCGAAACCCGTCGTCGCCGTCGTCCCCGGGTGGGCCGTCGGCGGCGGCCACTCCCTGCACGTCATCTGTGATCTGACGCTCGCGAGCGAGGAGCACGCGAAGTTCCTCCAGACCGACCCCGACGTGGCCTCCTTCGACGGCGGCTTTGGCTCCGCCTACCTCGCCCGACAGGTCGGACAGAAGAAGGCCCGCGAAATCTTCTTTCTCGGCAAGACCTACGACGCCGCCGAGGCGGTCGACATGGGGATGGCGAACGAGGCGGTGCCCCACGAGGAGTTGGAGACCGTGGCACTGGAGTGGGCCGAGACGATGACGGGCAAGAGTCCGACAGCGATGCGGATGCTCAAATACGCGTTCAACCTCGCCGACGACGGGATGGTGGGCCAGCAGGTGTTTTCCGGCGAGGCGACCCGGCTGGCGTACATGACCGACGAGGCGAGCGAGGGACGGGACGCATTCCTCGACGGGCGGAACCCGGACTTCTCGGACGTGCCGTGGCACTACTGA
- a CDS encoding ribbon-helix-helix domain-containing protein: MPNVEITVPEHLEMQIAQLIEQGEFVNREEAIQELLSTGLRAYKTSGPIEEEEPGFEDEGMMGHEDEYVF; encoded by the coding sequence ATGCCGAACGTGGAAATAACCGTCCCGGAACACCTGGAGATGCAGATTGCCCAGTTGATCGAGCAGGGTGAGTTCGTGAATCGGGAGGAGGCGATTCAAGAACTGCTCTCGACCGGGCTGCGCGCGTACAAAACGAGCGGACCGATAGAAGAGGAGGAGCCGGGGTTCGAGGACGAGGGCATGATGGGTCACGAGGACGAGTACGTCTTTTGA
- a CDS encoding rhomboid family intramembrane serine protease encodes MPGLPDAATLFRLAILSSVLVAFVAVVVLDRPRGRWGRRLRSRFVAGVPWGTLVSVAGVLAVYLFVQGGWANWYAPVTIPFRAWSYFYPLGMATAAFSHSGAGHLIGNLVGTLVLAPIAEYAWGHYPRRRGVQTFTSPLTNPYVRALVVFPAAVVCVGLFTAIFALGPVIGFSGVVFAFAGFALVRYPIATVVAVTAGNALRTLYGALRQPTVSTSAGPSYFSPWWADIAIQGHAIGLLAGVLLGTWLIRARGDERPSAARLVVGVVLFSIAQSLWAVYWYRGGETYVLYRAAGVALVVSLATLVAATVVASDRPLIPTPDDPDAVRAVPRWQVGATVLLLCTAALAGPAVPINLTTTASGDLPGDGDPIEVRGYEVTYAENVPNGMVSVVDVEAFGETTQVNTSGVIVRNRERGIWLTAVSKGRLNFAGTTTVRLGGVGWRETVRVERRGWSAIGGGTVYKVNLVYGERNVTAYASDPVQADPVVAGRNVSIEATPEGFRINVSVQNRSDTAPIPAVNGTASVGGLDFINSERGLYAITGATRVRVARAETYN; translated from the coding sequence ATGCCCGGCCTTCCCGACGCGGCGACGCTCTTTCGGCTAGCGATCCTCTCGTCGGTTCTGGTCGCCTTCGTAGCGGTCGTCGTCCTCGATCGACCCCGGGGTCGCTGGGGGCGACGGCTCCGCTCGCGGTTCGTCGCCGGCGTTCCGTGGGGGACGCTCGTCTCCGTCGCCGGCGTCCTCGCCGTCTACCTGTTCGTCCAGGGCGGATGGGCCAACTGGTACGCCCCGGTCACGATCCCCTTCCGTGCGTGGTCGTACTTCTACCCGCTGGGGATGGCGACGGCGGCCTTTTCACACTCCGGTGCCGGCCACCTGATCGGCAATCTCGTCGGGACACTCGTCCTCGCTCCCATCGCCGAGTACGCGTGGGGACACTACCCGCGGAGACGTGGTGTCCAGACGTTCACCTCGCCGCTGACGAACCCGTACGTGCGGGCGCTGGTCGTCTTCCCGGCCGCCGTCGTCTGCGTCGGCCTCTTTACCGCCATCTTTGCCCTCGGCCCGGTCATCGGGTTCTCGGGTGTCGTCTTCGCGTTCGCCGGCTTCGCACTGGTGCGGTACCCCATCGCAACGGTCGTCGCGGTCACCGCCGGTAACGCCCTCCGCACGCTCTACGGCGCGCTCCGACAGCCGACCGTCTCGACGAGCGCCGGGCCGTCGTACTTCTCGCCGTGGTGGGCCGATATCGCGATCCAAGGCCACGCCATCGGCCTCCTCGCGGGCGTCCTCCTCGGGACGTGGCTGATCCGCGCTCGCGGCGACGAGCGCCCCTCGGCGGCGCGACTGGTGGTCGGGGTCGTCCTGTTCAGTATCGCACAGTCACTCTGGGCCGTGTACTGGTACCGCGGCGGCGAGACGTACGTCCTCTACCGTGCCGCCGGGGTCGCGCTCGTGGTGTCGCTCGCGACGCTGGTGGCCGCGACGGTTGTCGCGTCGGATCGGCCGCTGATCCCGACGCCCGACGACCCCGACGCCGTCCGCGCCGTCCCCCGCTGGCAGGTCGGCGCGACGGTCCTCCTGCTCTGTACGGCGGCGCTCGCCGGTCCCGCCGTCCCCATCAACCTGACCACGACGGCGAGCGGCGACCTGCCCGGCGACGGCGACCCGATCGAGGTGCGCGGCTACGAGGTGACGTACGCCGAGAACGTGCCCAACGGGATGGTGTCGGTCGTCGACGTGGAGGCGTTCGGCGAAACGACGCAGGTCAACACTTCGGGGGTGATCGTCCGGAACCGCGAGCGCGGCATCTGGTTGACCGCCGTCTCGAAGGGTCGACTCAACTTCGCCGGGACGACGACGGTGCGTCTCGGCGGGGTCGGCTGGCGGGAGACGGTCCGGGTCGAGCGACGCGGGTGGAGCGCCATCGGCGGCGGCACCGTCTACAAAGTCAACCTCGTCTACGGCGAGCGAAACGTGACGGCGTACGCGTCCGACCCCGTGCAGGCCGACCCCGTCGTTGCCGGTCGAAACGTCTCCATCGAGGCCACGCCCGAGGGGTTCCGGATCAACGTCTCGGTGCAGAACCGATCCGATACGGCCCCCATCCCCGCGGTCAACGGGACGGCGTCGGTCGGTGGTTTGGACTTCATCAACTCCGAACGAGGCCTATACGCGATCACCGGCGCGACGCGGGTCCGCGTCGCCCGCGCGGAGACGTACAATTAG
- a CDS encoding UPF0058 family protein, which translates to MHKEELLELHEQMVTIMNYFRSQESVDDSIFDPYESLSVDPSHVHKSKSEHKHAVFVLGNALATAMSEDEFSDAGRVGKRMAELAEDAENKL; encoded by the coding sequence ATGCACAAGGAAGAACTCCTCGAACTGCACGAACAGATGGTGACGATCATGAACTACTTCCGGAGCCAGGAGTCGGTCGACGACAGCATCTTCGACCCCTACGAATCCCTGAGCGTCGACCCCTCGCACGTCCACAAGTCGAAAAGCGAGCACAAACACGCGGTGTTCGTCCTCGGCAACGCACTCGCGACGGCGATGAGCGAAGACGAGTTCTCCGACGCCGGCCGGGTCGGCAAACGGATGGCCGAACTCGCCGAGGACGCCGAAAACAAGCTCTAA
- a CDS encoding molybdopterin-dependent oxidoreductase, whose amino-acid sequence MDRDVTDVYREFGDERLPPGQHRTESFPVLSKGNVPRVEREAWTLSVGGAVETPVTLDWDAFTDLGVETQRQDFHCVTGWSKFDCAFTGVPFTAIADHVGVDSDAVHVMFSAADDYTTDLPLDACRHPGTLLAFEFDGDALPRDHGGPVRVVTPHKYAYKGAKWVTGIEFLTERERGFWERRGYSVTANPWREERYDS is encoded by the coding sequence ATGGACAGGGATGTCACGGACGTCTACCGGGAGTTCGGCGACGAGCGATTACCGCCGGGACAACACCGCACGGAGTCGTTTCCGGTGCTCTCGAAGGGCAATGTTCCGCGCGTCGAGCGCGAGGCGTGGACGCTCTCGGTCGGCGGTGCGGTCGAGACGCCGGTCACGCTCGACTGGGACGCGTTCACCGACCTCGGCGTCGAGACGCAGCGACAGGATTTCCACTGTGTCACCGGCTGGAGCAAGTTCGACTGCGCGTTCACCGGCGTACCCTTTACCGCCATCGCGGACCACGTCGGCGTCGATTCGGACGCGGTCCACGTCATGTTCTCGGCCGCGGACGACTACACCACGGACCTCCCCCTCGACGCCTGCCGCCATCCCGGGACGCTTCTGGCGTTCGAGTTCGACGGCGACGCCCTCCCGCGGGACCACGGCGGCCCCGTTCGCGTCGTCACGCCCCACAAGTACGCCTACAAGGGCGCGAAGTGGGTGACAGGTATCGAGTTCCTGACCGAACGGGAGCGCGGATTCTGGGAGCGTCGCGGCTACTCCGTCACCGCGAACCCGTGGCGCGAGGAGCGGTACGATAGTTAG
- a CDS encoding METTL5 family protein, which produces MTATKSGLAGQLAVVAGFENPQAALEQYPTPPELAAHVVHVADLNGDIEGRTVVDLGAGTGMFTLGAALRGPRRSIGVEIDRGALDTARENRRRVGTRTAIHWVQADATCAPLCPDGPTTVVMNPPFGAQDGNEHADRAFLVTAADIADVSYSVHNAGSREFVEAFAADNGGEVTHAFAAEFDLHRQFDHHAADRKELDTEVFRIVWA; this is translated from the coding sequence ATGACGGCGACCAAGTCCGGTCTCGCCGGGCAGTTGGCGGTGGTCGCCGGCTTCGAGAACCCGCAGGCCGCCCTCGAACAGTATCCGACGCCGCCGGAACTCGCGGCCCACGTCGTCCACGTCGCCGACCTCAACGGCGACATCGAGGGGCGCACGGTCGTCGATCTGGGTGCGGGGACGGGTATGTTCACGCTCGGCGCCGCCCTCCGTGGGCCGAGGCGGTCGATCGGCGTCGAGATCGACCGCGGCGCGCTGGATACTGCCCGCGAGAACCGGCGACGGGTCGGCACCCGGACGGCGATCCACTGGGTGCAGGCCGACGCGACGTGCGCGCCGCTGTGTCCCGACGGTCCCACGACGGTCGTGATGAACCCGCCGTTCGGCGCTCAGGACGGCAACGAACACGCCGACCGCGCCTTCCTCGTCACCGCCGCCGACATCGCGGATGTCTCCTACTCCGTCCACAACGCCGGGAGTCGGGAGTTCGTCGAGGCCTTCGCCGCCGACAACGGGGGCGAGGTGACCCACGCTTTCGCCGCGGAGTTCGACCTGCACCGGCAGTTCGACCACCACGCCGCCGACCGCAAGGAACTCGACACCGAAGTGTTCCGGATCGTCTGGGCCTAA
- a CDS encoding isochorismate synthase: protein MGVPRSDETGTRLVSRSVRVSIPTLRAVLDAMPAPRTFWTAPDEATAVAGGAAATLTANGRDRFGAIKEGIDRVLRSGDVHAGTEAACPRLFGGFAFHDEGTDDATWAGFPGAQFVLPRVQVTDTDRGTWLTVNAVGPDATAEAVEDRLDAERERFETLDDPAPTPAPEIVSRTRTTPRESWRRSVEAAVSRIHAGDLRKVVLAQALAVTLDHPLSVPDVLARLGETYPDCYRFLVEPTAGSPDRPAFFGATPERLVTRHGRTVTTDALAGTTGRGDTPAEDDWLAEELLGDEKNCHEHELVAETIREQLAPFASSISAGQRRVRRLATVQHLFTPITATLDSDTHVLDLVEALHPTPAVGGLPPERALATIRETEPFDRGWYAAPVGWIDAAGNGTFAVAIRSALARGGETTLFAGVGVVADSDPDREWDEVQLKYRPILDELERR, encoded by the coding sequence ATGGGTGTACCGCGAAGTGACGAGACGGGAACACGTCTCGTCAGTCGGTCGGTCCGGGTGTCGATCCCGACGCTCCGGGCCGTTCTCGACGCCATGCCCGCCCCGCGAACGTTCTGGACCGCCCCCGACGAGGCGACGGCCGTCGCCGGAGGTGCCGCCGCCACGCTCACCGCCAACGGCCGTGATCGGTTCGGGGCGATCAAGGAGGGCATCGACCGGGTGTTGCGCTCCGGTGACGTTCACGCCGGCACCGAGGCCGCCTGTCCCCGCCTGTTCGGCGGCTTCGCCTTCCACGACGAGGGGACCGACGACGCCACCTGGGCGGGCTTTCCCGGCGCGCAGTTCGTCCTCCCGCGGGTGCAGGTCACCGACACCGACCGCGGGACGTGGCTGACCGTTAACGCCGTCGGCCCGGACGCGACTGCCGAGGCGGTCGAGGACCGTCTCGACGCCGAACGGGAGCGCTTCGAGACGCTCGACGATCCCGCCCCCACGCCGGCTCCCGAAATCGTCTCCCGGACGCGCACGACCCCGCGGGAGTCGTGGCGTCGCTCCGTCGAGGCCGCCGTCTCCCGCATCCACGCCGGCGACCTGCGGAAAGTCGTCCTCGCGCAGGCGCTTGCAGTGACGCTCGACCACCCCCTCTCGGTTCCCGACGTACTCGCCCGACTCGGCGAAACCTACCCCGACTGCTATCGCTTCCTCGTCGAACCGACCGCGGGGAGCCCCGACCGCCCGGCCTTCTTCGGCGCGACGCCGGAGCGACTGGTCACCCGCCACGGCCGCACGGTGACGACGGACGCGCTGGCGGGCACCACCGGCCGCGGCGACACGCCCGCCGAGGACGACTGGCTCGCGGAGGAACTGCTCGGCGACGAGAAAAACTGTCACGAACACGAACTCGTCGCGGAGACGATCCGCGAACAGCTCGCCCCCTTTGCGTCGTCGATCTCCGCCGGCCAGCGCCGGGTCCGCCGGCTGGCGACGGTCCAGCATCTCTTCACTCCCATCACCGCCACCCTCGACAGCGACACGCACGTCCTCGATCTGGTCGAGGCGCTCCACCCGACACCCGCCGTCGGTGGCCTCCCGCCGGAGCGTGCGCTCGCGACCATCCGCGAGACGGAGCCGTTCGATCGGGGCTGGTACGCCGCCCCGGTCGGCTGGATCGACGCCGCCGGCAACGGCACCTTCGCCGTCGCCATCCGCTCGGCGCTCGCCCGCGGGGGCGAGACCACCCTCTTTGCCGGCGTCGGCGTCGTCGCCGACTCCGATCCCGACCGCGAGTGGGACGAGGTACAGCTCAAATACCGGCCGATCCTCGACGAACTCGAACGCCGATGA
- the menD gene encoding 2-succinyl-5-enolpyruvyl-6-hydroxy-3-cyclohexene-1-carboxylic-acid synthase, producing MSAPNRNVLWGRALVDELARGGVGAVVVSPGSRSTPLVTAVEEHDDLHVFSVLDERSAAYFALGRARRTGEVTPLICTSGTAAANYHPAVIEADRGRVPLLLLTADRPPELRDSGANQTVDQEKLYGDAVRWYADLPEPEADERKLRSLRTTVGRALADATGTPSGPVHLNCPFRKPLEPTPVPGDVPADLDSLAVAGRDGGRPFVTTTAGVPRLDRADLGRVAEALSVERGLIVAGPADPPGVDAQALAALAHATGFPIVADPLSGLRFGGHTRVTTTVGGYDGYLDPRVTDSWPDPEVVLRIGGSPTSKRLRNYLARVDARGFVVDPAGEWREASFRATDLVVADPSRLAARLAEVVSGAGDPDWRERWATADRTHRDVVADATDDGAGGYFEGAILADVADLAPEPATLVVSNSNPVRDADRYMAPTDAGYTVLGNRGASGIDGVVSTALGAGSATTDHLSLVIGDLAYYHDGNGLLSALRCGVDATIVLIDNDGGGIFHRLPIESFDPPFTEAFRTPHGLDFEPTADFYDLGYAAVEDRAGFRDAYAESVASDGTDVIDVRTDGEASQRTRERLVEETVAELAE from the coding sequence ATGAGCGCGCCCAACCGAAACGTCCTCTGGGGGCGGGCGCTGGTCGACGAACTCGCGCGCGGTGGCGTCGGGGCCGTCGTCGTCTCGCCCGGGAGTCGGTCGACGCCGCTGGTCACGGCCGTCGAGGAACACGACGACCTGCACGTCTTCTCGGTCCTCGACGAGCGGTCGGCCGCCTACTTCGCGCTCGGGCGTGCCCGGCGTACCGGCGAGGTGACGCCGCTGATCTGTACCTCCGGTACCGCGGCCGCGAACTACCACCCCGCCGTGATCGAAGCGGACCGCGGCCGCGTTCCCCTGCTTCTCCTCACCGCCGACCGGCCGCCCGAACTCCGCGACAGCGGCGCGAACCAGACCGTCGATCAGGAGAAGCTGTACGGCGACGCCGTCCGATGGTACGCCGACCTTCCCGAACCCGAGGCCGACGAGCGGAAACTCCGCTCGCTCCGGACGACCGTCGGTCGCGCGCTCGCGGACGCGACGGGGACGCCCTCGGGACCGGTTCACCTCAACTGCCCGTTCCGCAAGCCGCTCGAACCGACGCCCGTCCCCGGCGACGTGCCCGCTGATCTCGACTCCCTCGCCGTCGCCGGCCGCGACGGCGGCCGACCGTTCGTGACGACGACGGCGGGTGTCCCACGGCTCGACCGGGCCGACCTCGGGCGGGTGGCCGAGGCGCTCTCCGTCGAGCGTGGGCTCATCGTCGCCGGTCCCGCCGATCCGCCGGGCGTCGACGCGCAGGCTCTGGCCGCCCTCGCCCACGCCACCGGCTTCCCCATCGTCGCGGACCCGCTCTCCGGCCTGCGCTTCGGCGGCCACACCCGCGTGACGACCACCGTCGGCGGCTACGACGGCTACCTCGATCCGCGCGTGACCGACAGCTGGCCCGATCCCGAAGTCGTGCTCCGAATCGGGGGCTCTCCCACCTCCAAACGCCTCCGGAACTACCTCGCACGAGTCGACGCCCGGGGATTCGTCGTCGATCCCGCGGGCGAGTGGCGCGAGGCGTCGTTCCGGGCGACCGACCTGGTCGTCGCCGATCCCTCGCGGCTGGCGGCCCGCCTCGCCGAAGTCGTGAGCGGTGCCGGCGACCCGGACTGGCGCGAGCGCTGGGCGACCGCCGACCGGACCCACCGCGATGTCGTCGCCGACGCGACCGACGACGGCGCGGGCGGCTACTTCGAGGGCGCGATCCTCGCCGACGTGGCCGACCTCGCACCCGAACCCGCGACGCTCGTCGTCTCGAACTCGAACCCCGTCCGCGACGCCGACCGCTACATGGCACCCACCGACGCCGGCTACACCGTCCTCGGCAACCGCGGCGCGTCGGGCATCGACGGCGTCGTCTCGACCGCCCTCGGCGCCGGCAGTGCCACGACCGACCACCTCTCGCTCGTGATCGGTGACCTCGCCTACTACCACGACGGCAACGGTCTCCTGTCCGCGCTCCGATGTGGCGTCGACGCCACCATCGTCCTGATCGACAACGACGGCGGCGGCATCTTCCATCGCCTCCCCATCGAGTCGTTCGACCCGCCCTTCACCGAGGCGTTCCGGACGCCACACGGCCTCGATTTCGAACCCACGGCCGACTTCTACGACCTCGGCTACGCCGCCGTCGAGGACCGCGCGGGCTTTCGCGACGCCTACGCCGAGTCGGTCGCGAGCGACGGAACGGACGTGATCGACGTCCGCACGGACGGCGAGGCGAGTCAGCGCACCCGTGAGCGACTGGTCGAGGAGACGGTCGCAGAACTGGCGGAGTAG
- a CDS encoding erythromycin esterase family protein, which yields MRDWTDSDRAVVLGNANHAMRNDGDAGATRMGQHLTDRFGADYYSLGLLFGTGTFAAPTTHERTAFETYAVDGPVEGTLEATLADAAHPNLFLDFGAARENATLRTWLGGVERVQFSLPRAAERGAVPLSASPGAVYDGVVFVRRRRSVTATDTGRRRSLPAVSTVHRQL from the coding sequence CTGCGCGACTGGACGGACTCGGACCGGGCCGTCGTCCTCGGCAACGCGAATCACGCGATGCGAAACGACGGCGACGCGGGGGCAACACGGATGGGTCAGCATCTCACCGACCGGTTCGGGGCGGACTACTACTCGCTCGGACTGCTGTTCGGCACCGGTACGTTCGCGGCGCCGACGACCCACGAGCGAACGGCCTTCGAGACGTACGCCGTCGACGGCCCCGTCGAAGGGACGCTCGAAGCCACCCTCGCGGACGCCGCCCACCCGAACCTGTTTCTCGATTTCGGCGCCGCTCGCGAGAACGCGACGCTCCGGACGTGGCTCGGCGGCGTCGAGCGGGTGCAGTTCTCCCTGCCGCGGGCCGCGGAGCGCGGTGCGGTCCCGCTGTCGGCGTCGCCCGGCGCCGTCTACGACGGGGTGGTGTTCGTGCGTCGGCGGCGTTCGGTGACGGCGACTGACACTGGCCGTCGTCGGTCGTTGCCCGCCGTCTCGACCGTCCATCGGCAACTTTGA
- a CDS encoding arginine--tRNA ligase, translated as MLASARRGLVEGLRAAVGEAGYDHDVDPTDIELEAFDDEEKGEFSAAVSFAIAADAGENPTLVAESIAEAHRAYGLPDGVAAVTVENGHVNYHLDPERMAGLTLGEIDADGASYGSRDLPAPDRIIADVSSPNIAKPLHVGHLRNTILSDALMNILEVRGHDVTRDNHLGDWGTQFGNLLHEYVEYGDREAFEADPIAHLLDLYQQFERRDGMLEDVAEFGALTDEFEAAIAEERTYHTDDGKAWFARLEEGDPEAVDLWEGFREASIERFEGIYAELGVDFDCWLGESFYAREGWNDVVIETALENDVAMRGPDDSVFIPIYDDDYDDAGDPDAADVDGSLDRAREMLEEAESVEDADFDAFYIVKSDGSTVYGTRDLATIEYRTREFDADQSVYVVASEQNRYFQQLFVAARKMGYADVRLEHVDYGMISLPEGSMSTRGGQIVTVREVLDAARDRARDIVREKGRNVADDEVDAIARKIALATVKYGMVGANRGKDITFDIDEAVSLEGDTGPYVQYATTRAYSILDSASRVPPVDDIDASAFNDTDYDLIYHLGRYPIVLDRCEERYDAAPLAHYLLELAHVFNSFYHKNRVLDSESAAAERLVLTDATAQVFENGLDLLGIETLAEM; from the coding sequence ATGCTTGCATCTGCGAGGCGCGGGCTCGTCGAGGGGCTCCGCGCTGCCGTCGGCGAGGCGGGCTACGATCACGATGTCGACCCAACGGATATCGAACTGGAGGCGTTCGACGACGAGGAGAAAGGGGAGTTCTCCGCCGCGGTGTCTTTCGCCATCGCCGCCGACGCCGGCGAGAACCCGACCCTCGTCGCGGAGTCCATCGCCGAGGCCCACCGCGCATACGGCCTTCCCGACGGCGTGGCCGCCGTCACCGTCGAGAACGGACACGTCAACTACCACCTCGATCCGGAGCGGATGGCGGGCCTGACGCTCGGCGAAATCGACGCCGACGGGGCGTCGTACGGGTCGCGCGACCTGCCGGCGCCGGACCGGATCATCGCGGATGTCTCCTCGCCGAACATCGCCAAACCCCTCCACGTCGGCCACCTCCGCAACACCATCCTCAGCGACGCGCTGATGAACATCCTGGAGGTGCGCGGCCACGACGTGACCCGCGACAACCACCTCGGCGACTGGGGGACCCAGTTCGGCAACCTCCTCCACGAGTACGTCGAGTACGGGGACAGGGAGGCCTTCGAGGCCGACCCCATCGCCCACCTGCTCGATCTCTACCAGCAGTTCGAGCGACGCGACGGTATGCTGGAGGACGTAGCGGAGTTCGGCGCCCTGACCGACGAGTTCGAGGCCGCCATCGCCGAGGAACGCACGTACCACACCGACGACGGCAAGGCGTGGTTCGCACGGTTGGAGGAGGGAGACCCCGAGGCGGTCGACCTGTGGGAGGGGTTCCGCGAGGCGAGCATCGAGCGCTTCGAGGGCATCTACGCCGAACTCGGCGTCGATTTCGACTGCTGGCTCGGCGAGAGCTTCTACGCCCGCGAGGGGTGGAACGACGTGGTGATCGAGACGGCCCTCGAGAACGACGTGGCCATGCGCGGCCCGGACGACTCGGTGTTCATCCCCATCTACGACGACGACTACGACGACGCGGGCGACCCGGACGCGGCCGACGTGGACGGCTCGCTCGACCGCGCCCGCGAGATGCTGGAGGAGGCCGAAAGCGTCGAGGACGCCGACTTCGACGCCTTCTACATCGTCAAGTCGGACGGCTCGACGGTGTACGGCACCCGGGATCTGGCGACCATCGAGTACCGGACCCGGGAGTTCGACGCCGACCAGTCGGTGTACGTCGTCGCCAGCGAGCAGAACCGCTACTTCCAGCAGTTGTTCGTCGCGGCACGGAAGATGGGCTACGCCGACGTCCGTCTCGAACACGTCGACTACGGGATGATCAGTCTGCCCGAGGGGAGCATGTCGACCCGCGGCGGGCAGATCGTCACCGTCCGGGAGGTGCTCGACGCGGCCCGCGACCGCGCCCGCGACATCGTCCGCGAGAAGGGGCGCAACGTCGCCGACGACGAGGTGGACGCCATCGCACGGAAGATCGCGCTCGCGACGGTAAAATACGGGATGGTCGGTGCCAACCGGGGCAAGGACATCACGTTCGACATCGACGAAGCGGTGTCGCTGGAGGGCGACACGGGGCCGTACGTCCAGTACGCGACGACCCGGGCCTACAGCATCCTCGATTCGGCGTCGAGGGTTCCCCCGGTCGACGACATCGACGCCTCGGCGTTCAACGACACGGACTACGACCTGATCTACCATCTCGGGCGCTACCCGATCGTTCTGGACCGCTGCGAGGAGCGATACGACGCGGCGCCGCTCGCCCACTACCTCCTCGAACTCGCGCACGTCTTCAACTCATTCTACCACAAAAACCGGGTGCTCGACTCGGAATCGGCGGCCGCGGAGCGTCTCGTCCTGACCGACGCCACCGCACAGGTGTTCGAGAACGGCCTCGATTTGCTGGGCATCGAGACGCTCGCGGAGATGTAG